One window from the genome of Roseomonas haemaphysalidis encodes:
- the hflC gene encoding protease modulator HflC yields MNRLTLLAGVAVVAVVAAASTLFTVQQTEQVMITQFGEPIRVISTPGLHAKIPFIQSVVSFDRRLLDFDLAGEEIILGDQRRLIVDSFTRFRITDPLRFFQTSGAQEAGIRGRLSSIVSSSLRRVLGSQPLLSVLSADRQRIMDEIKRQVNSEAQQFGIGVEDVRIRRADLPEENTQAVLNRMQSERERVAREARAEGAEVAARVRAGADRERTVILAESQAQADVLRGQGEQEAIGLFAAAFQQDPQFFQFWRTMQAYREAFSEGDARLVLTPDSEFFRYFRSSQPGVPLAGVTLPPGAPTADAPTAPAPATSAP; encoded by the coding sequence ATGAACCGCCTGACCCTGCTGGCCGGCGTCGCGGTCGTCGCCGTCGTCGCCGCCGCCTCCACCCTGTTCACGGTGCAGCAGACCGAGCAGGTGATGATCACCCAGTTCGGCGAGCCGATCCGCGTGATCAGCACGCCGGGCCTGCATGCCAAGATCCCGTTCATCCAGTCCGTGGTCAGCTTCGACCGGCGGCTGCTGGACTTCGATTTGGCGGGCGAGGAGATCATCCTGGGCGACCAGCGGCGGCTGATCGTGGACAGCTTCACCCGCTTCCGCATCACGGACCCGCTGCGCTTCTTCCAGACCTCCGGCGCGCAGGAGGCCGGCATCCGCGGCCGGCTGTCGTCCATCGTCTCGTCGTCGCTGCGGCGCGTGCTGGGCAGCCAGCCGCTGCTTTCCGTGCTGTCGGCCGACCGGCAGCGGATCATGGACGAGATCAAGCGGCAGGTGAATTCCGAGGCGCAGCAGTTCGGCATCGGGGTGGAGGACGTGCGCATCCGCCGCGCCGACCTGCCGGAGGAGAACACCCAGGCGGTGCTCAACCGCATGCAGTCCGAGCGTGAGCGCGTGGCCCGCGAGGCGCGCGCCGAGGGTGCCGAGGTGGCCGCCCGCGTGCGCGCCGGCGCCGACCGCGAGCGCACCGTCATCCTGGCCGAAAGCCAGGCGCAGGCGGACGTGCTGCGCGGCCAGGGCGAGCAGGAGGCGATCGGCCTGTTCGCCGCCGCCTTCCAGCAGGACCCGCAGTTCTTCCAGTTCTGGCGGACCATGCAGGCCTATCGGGAAGCCTTCTCGGAAGGCGATGCCCGCCTGGTGCTGACGCCGGATTCAGAATTCTTCCGCTACTTCCGCTCGTCCCAGCCCGGCGTGCCGCTGGCCGGGGTCACGCTGCCGCCGGGCGCCCCCACCGCCGATGCGCCCACCGCACCGGCACCGGCCACGTCGGCGCCTTGA